One Bacillota bacterium genomic window, CAGTAGGTCTGCGGCAGCACTTGGGCCACGCGCTGCAGAACCCCCGGGAGCACCTCGATGGGGAAAATAGCGCCTGCCAGCAGGTAAAGCGATCCGGATACCGCCTCCGAGTAGAAGGCGGCGTTGCGCGCAGCAAGGAGCAGCACTCCGGCCAGGCCGACGCCCATGAGCGCGGTGGCACCCACGCCCAGGGCCAGCGAAAGGGATCCGGGCAAGACCCAGCCCGCGTTGACGGTCAGCGGCGCGCCCATGGCGAACCGCGCGAACAACAGCACGACCAGGCTGGAGAAGGCGACGATGATGGCCTTGGCCGCCGCGCGGCCGAGCAGGTACCAGATCATGCTGCGGCCGGCGATGTAGATGTACCGGATCGTGGAGTAAAACTCCCGATCCTCGATGACGCACCAGGTCGCGCCCTGCATGATCTGCCCGGTCACCATGAAAAAGGCGTTGCCCACCATCATAGCGGCGAAATAGGGCGTCTGCGCGCTCCTTGCGATGACCAGGTAGATGACGGCCAGGATCAGGCTCTGAGCCAACGGCTTGACGATGGAGTAGCCGAAAAACAGCGACAGGTCCGTCCAGTTGCTCTCCGACATCCACCCAAGCCACAGCCCGCCCCGCACCCCGGCCACCCCGGAACGGTGCTGCTTCACTGCCACCGAAGCGTCAGCCGCCCCTCGCGCCTCGCCAGGCGCTCCATGAAGCCAAGCAGCCGCCATGCGGCCCAGATGAAGAGGCCCGCCAGCAAGGCCAGCAGTCCGATTTCCGCGCGGACCGGGAGAAGCGCCGCGGACTGGTCCGGGCCGTAGAGGCTCTGTCGCATCGCGTCAAGCCCCAGCGTCAGCGGGATGACGGACGCCACCGCTGCAACCCAGAATCCCAGGAAGCGAACCGGGAAGTAAAACCCTGACACCAGGTAGACCGGCTCCTGCAGGAGCTGCGACAGGTGCCACGCCTCCCGCCCGTGGAGCAGGTAAAGCGAAGCCATGGCCATGCCAAGCCCATAAAGGGCCACCAGACTGACCACGAAGCCCACGAGGAGCCCCGCGGGGTCCGAGACGACGAGCGGCACCCGAAACCACAGCACGGCCGCCGCCACGATGGTCGCCGCGCGGATGGTGGTCATGAAAAGCCCGCCTGTCGCCATGCCGGCCAGGATCACCATGAGGGGCACGGGCGCCGTGATGTACGCCTCCAGGTTGCCGCTCTGCTTCTCCCAGAAAAGCTGACTGGCCATGTTCCACAGGACGTTGAGCCAGAACGCCATCATGGCCCCGCCGATGGTGACGAACCCCACGTACGCCTCGGGGGCGTTGAGGGCTCGATAAACGTAGACGTAGGCGGCCGTTGCCAGCACCGGGAGGCCCACGTCAAACAGAACCCACGACGGGTCCCGGTTGGCCGCCACCACCCGCACGTACGCTCGAGCCCAGAACGCGCGCCAATAGCGCGCCGCAAGAGCCCCTCGAGCTGCCGCCGCCTGAGGCCCCCCGGCGCTCACCGGGCTGCCCCCTCGGAAGCCCCGGTCCCGTCCGAATCCAGCCTGCGGCCGACCAGCATCAGGAAGACGTCTTCCAGCGTCGGTTCGGGTTTGTGGAGTTCGAGCACGCGGGATCCGGCCGCCTCCAGGGCGGCCAGCACGCTGCCGACCCCGGAGTCGTCGGAGAGCTGCATCATGAGTTCCACGGTGGCGTCAGACGCCCGCACCCGCGCCGCCACTCGCCGTACCGCCGGGTGGCGGCCCAGCAGCTCCTCGATGGGGTGCCGCCCGTCCGGAGCGGCGAGGCCACCGCCGGCCGCCACCCGTACCGGCGGAGTGGTGCGGAGCCTCAGCATCACGTCGCCGCCCAGCATGCGCTTCAAAGCAGCGGGCGCGTCGCACGCCACGATGCGCCCGTGGTCGATGACCGCCACCCGGTCGCACAGCTCGTCGGCCTCCAGCATGTAGTGGGTGGTCAGGAGCACCGTGCGCCCCGGGCGCTCCCCGACCCATTCCCGGACAAAGCGCCGGATTGTTCGGGCAACGTCCACGTCCAGCCCCAGCGTGGGCTCGTCCAGGAAGAGCACCTGCGGGTCGCTGATGAAGCCCCTTGCCACGTTGAGCCGCTGCCGGTAACCGGTGGAGAGCCGGTTCATCTTGGTGTCCCGGTACTCCCACAGCCCGAAGGCCTGCAGCAGCCGATCGGCCCGCCGCCTGGCCTCGGGTACCGGAATGCCGTACAGCTGCGAGAACAGCCAGAGGTTCTCCCGGACCGTGAGGATGCCGTAGCCGGAGACCTCCCCGCCCGACACCATGCCGATGCGCTCGCGGACCGCCGCCGGCTCACTCGCCACGTCGAACCCCTGCACCCGCGCCTCACCGGACGTGGGCAACAGGAGCGTGGCGAGGATCTTGATGAGCGTCGTCTTCCCTGCCCCGTTGGGGCCGAGAAGCCCGAAGATCTCGCCGTCGTTCACCTCGAGCGAGACGCTGTCCAGCGCGACGATGTGGGAGATCGCCTCCGAGCCCCTCCTGGCGCGGCCCAACACCCGCCTGGCCCACGACCGGCGACCGCCTTCGCTCATCCGCACGAAGACCCGGGTGAGCGCCCGCGCCTCAACAGCGAGCGCGCCCCCGGAGCCGGGGCTGACCGACACCCGCCTCCCGCCCCTCCAAAACCCCGGACCGGCCGCTGGCCGGCGAGGGCAAGACGAACCTCTGGGTCTCGTTCTGCGCAGGGACCACCTGCCCCTTCTCAAGCTCTTGCGCCCCGGGCACCCCGGTGGCATGCTTAGTTGAGCGCCATGGAGGGGGCTACCGACACCGTTGACGCGCTACCGCCGGTTCGTGGCGCCGCGCCGGCTGGGCGCCGCCGACCTGGCCGTCGCGCTGTTCGTCTTTGCCGTGCTGTACGCGCTGGTCCGCCTGGGGCCCGCCCTGCAGGCCCCCATCAGCGCGGCCGCGCCCGAAGCCATCTCGCTCGACCCGCGCTTTCTCCCCTACTACGCGGGCCGGTCACTTTTCCGCATGGTGGCAGCATTTGCCGCTTCGGTGATCTTCTCCCTGGCTTACGGCTACGCGGCGGCCAGGATCAGGGGCGCCGAACGGCTGCTGATCCCCCTGCTGGACATTCTGCAATCGGTGCCGGTGTTGGGGTTTTTGTCGGTGAGCCTGACAGCTCTCATGGGGCTTTTCCCCGGCCGCATCATCGGGCTCGAGCTGGCTTCCATCTTCGCCATCTTCACGAGCCAGGTGTGGAACCTTACGTTCGCCTTCTACCACGCCCTCAAGGCAGTGCCGGGCGAACTGCAGCTGGCGGCCCGGGTCTTTCGTCTCAACGGGTGGCAGCGCTTCACCCGCCTCGAACTCCCTTCTTCCATGATCAGCCTGGTCTGGAACGGCATGATGTCGTTCGGGGGCGGCTGGTTCTTCCTGGCAGCGAGTGAAGCCATCACCGTGCTCAACCGCCGCCTGATGCTACCCGGCCTCGGCAGCTACCTCGCCGTCGCGCTCGGACAGGCCAACTGGCGGGCCGTCCTGTGGGCCATTGCCACCATGGCTGCCGTCATCCTTCTGCTGGACCGGCTCTTCTGGGGGCCCGTTGTCGCGTGGGCAGAGAAGTTCAAGCTCGACCAAACCCCTTCGGCCGCGCCCGTCCAGTCTGCCGTGCTCACGTTGCTGCGCCGTTCGGTGCTGCTGGATGCCCTGGAGCGGTGGATTGTCCGGTTGACCGAGCCGGCCGCCGATGCCCTGAGCCGGTGGCGGGCACAGAGAAACCGGCTGCCCCGGCCCGCTGTGCCATCCCGGCACTCCTGGCTCGCCCCGGCCCTGCGAGCAGCGGCGCTGGCAGGTGCGGGAGCCTGGGCGGCCCGATACGGCTGGATGGGCCTGCGGCTGGTCGGGTCGCTTGGGCCGGCGGAACTCTCGCGCGTGGCCGGCCTGGGCACCCTGACCCTCCTGAGGGTGGTGGCGGCGGTGGTGCTGGGAGCGCTGTGGACGGTGCCCGTCGGCGTCGCCATCGGGCTGAACCCCCGCCTGGCCGGCCTCGGACAGTCGCTCGCACAGCTCGCGGCGGCGTTCCCGGCCAACATGCTCTTCCCGTTCGTGGGCGTTTTGTACTTGCGCTTTCACGTCAACTTCGAATTGGGCGCCATCCTGCTGATGATGCTCGGCACACAGTGGTACATCCTGTTCAACGTGATTGCCGGTGCAAGCGCCCTGCCGGCGGAATTGCGTGACGCCGCCTCCGTATTTCGGCTTCGCGGGTGGGCGCGGTGGCGCCAGGTCATCCTGCCCGCCATCTTCCCGGCGCTGGTCACCGGGGGCCTGACGGCTGCCGGCGGGGCCTGGAACGCCAGCATCGTGGCGGAGGTCGTCACCTGGGGCGCATACCGGCTTTCCGCGACGGGTCTGGGCGCCTACATCACCCATGCGACACAAGCAGGCGACCGGGCCGGCATCGTGTGGAGCATTACGGGCATGGCGCTGTTCGTGGTCGCGCTGAACCGGCTCGTGTGGCGGAGGCTCCTCGAAGTCGCGGAGACGCGATTCGCTCTTGAGTGAGAGCACGGGACGGTGAAGGCCGATGGCCGTCGCAAGTGAGGCAAAGACCATCATCGAAGTCCGGCACGTCACCCGGGCCTTTCCGCTCCCCGGCGGAGGCCAGATGACCGTGTTGGAGGATATCGACCTGAAGCTGTACGAGGGGGAGTTCCTGGCGATCTTGGGGCCCAGCGGATCGGGGAAGTCAACGCTGTTACGTATCATCACCGGACTGGTTCCCCCGACGTCCGGGCAGGTGCTTTACCGCGGGCGTGACATGAGGGACGCCGAAGCGAGCGTGGCGATGGTCTTCCAGAGCTTTGCGCTCTACCCGTGGCTTACCGTGCAGCAGAACGTCGAACTCGGGCTGGAAGCCCGCGGCGTGCCCCGGGTCCAACGCCAGAAGCGGGCGCTTGCGGCCATCGACCTGGTGGGCCTCGATGGGTTCGAGCATGCGTTTCCCCGGGAGCTCTCCGGGGGCATGAAGCAGAGAGTGGGCCTGGCCCGGGCTTTGGTGGTCGAGCCAGACGTCCTGGTGATGGACGAGCCTTTCTCCGGCCTTGACGTGCTCACGGCGGAGAGCCTGCGCAGCGACTTGCTGGAACTCTGGCTCGACCGGCGCATCCCTACCTGCGCCATCGTCCTGGTCACGCACAGCATTGAAGAGGCGGTCTTCATGGCCGGCCGGGCCGTCGTGCTCTCGCGGGACCCTGCTCGGGCGGTGGCCGAGGTGTCCATCGAGTTGCCGCACCGGCGGAACCGGGACGCCCCCGGCTTCAAGGCGCTGGTCGACCACATCTACTCCCTGCTCACCACGCCCCGCCGTGACGATCAGAGGCGAGCCGCAGCCCTACCTGGCGAGGTATCGGCCCGCCTTGAAGCGCCGGTGGTTGCCGGGGCCGCGCACGCGCCATCTGCCCTGCACGCGCCCGCCACCACCTTGCGGAGCCGGCGGCTGCCCTCGGCTCGGGCCGGCGCTCTCAACGGCTTCATCGAGCTTCTGGAGGAGGCGGGCGGGCGGGTGGACCTCTTCGAACTCGGCGCACGGCTGCACCTCGACCTGGAGGATCTGCTGCCCATTGTGGACGCCTGCGAGCTCCTGGGCCTGTGCCGGGTCACCCCCGGGGATGTGGAACTCACCCCTGAAGGGATGCGCTACGCAGCAGCTGGCGTCACCGAGCGCAAGGAACTTTTCCGGCGCCAGGCGCTGGCGTGCGTGCCCGAACTGGAACGGCTACTGGCAGTGCTGCGGTCCAAGGCCGACCACCGAATGCCCCGCGAGTTCTTCCTTGACATCCTGGAACACCGCTACGGGACCCAGGAGGCCCAGCGCCAGCTCGACACCCTCATGGACTGGGGCCGATACGCGGAACTCTTCGCCTACGACGAAGCTTCTCGCATGCTCTTCCTGGAAAACGACACCGGCGCCACCTTCGATGGCAGCACCGGTGCCAGATAGAGTCTCTTCGCCAGCGCCACCCCCCCCCCAGCGTCAGGCCGCGGCGACGGGCGAAGCCGCCTGATGCCGCCTCAGGCTGTCTACCACGCGCTCAAGGGCAAGGGCGAACGCTGCGAGCCGAAGGTCCACTTTCAGCGACTCGGCCTTCTCGCAGACGGCGTCGATGGCGCGCACCATGATCTCCTCGAGGCGTTCACTCACCTCGCCGACGCTCCAGACCTCGCCGCGCAGGTTTTGCACCCACTCGAAGTACGAGACCGCCACGCCGCCTGCGTTGGCCAGGATGTCCGGCACCACCACGACCCCCCGTTCCACAAGGCGGTGGTGCGCCTGAAGGGTGGTGGGGCCGTTCGCCCCCTCGACCACCATCCGGGCCCGGATCCGGTCGGCGTTGGCTGAGGTGATCTGGTTTTCGATGGCAGCGGGGATCAGCACGTCCACGTCCAGCGCCAGCAGGTCCGCGTTGGTCAGATGCTGCACGCCGGGCGATGCGTAGCTGGCAAGCAGCCCGCCGGAGGCCTGGAGGTGGCGCTCCACCTCGTCGAGGTCAAGCCCGCCGGGCTTGCGGATGGCTCCGGAGACGTCGCTGATGGCCTCGATGACGAGCCCCTGTTCGGCGAGCAGCCTGGCCGCCCACCGGCCGACGTTACCGAAGCCCTGCACCGCCACCCGAGTCTTCCTCGGATCCCAGCCCAGGCGCTGCAGCATCCGGCGCGCCGCGATGGCCACGCCGCGGCCCGTCGCCTCGCGGCGGCCAGCGGTGCCGCCGATGGCCACCGGCTTGCCCGTCACGATCGCGGGAACGGGCCGCCCCAGCGCCACGCTGGCCGTGTCCATGATCCAGGCCATGACCTGTTCGTTGGTGTTGACGTCCGGCGCGGGGATGTCGACCTGGGGGCCCCAGTTGGGCAGCATCATGAGCGTGTAGGCGCGGGTGAGGCGCTCCAGTTCTCCCCGGGATAGCTCCGAGGGATCAACCTCGATGCCGCCCTTGGCCCCCCCGAAGGGTACGTCCACGACGGCGCACTTCCAGGTCATCAGCGCGGCCAGCGCCCTGACCTCGTCCAGCCCCACGTCCGGGTGGTAGCGGATGCCCCCCTTGTACGGTCCCCTTGCGTTGCAGTGCTGGACGCGGTAACCCCGGAAGACGCGCCACCGGCCGCTGTCCATCATGACGGGCACCGAGACCGAGATCTCCCGGTCGGGTACCGAGAGGCGGGCCGCGAAGTCCAACCGGAGGTTGACGAGTTCGGCGGCCTGCCGGACCATCGAATCGGCCAGCCCGACCAGACCTGTGTCTGCCGCCAGCTGGCCGCTTGTCTGTCGCCGGGAAAGTCCGTCGCGAAGCCTGACGTCCTCTGCCAAGGCCTCAACCCCGCCCTTCCACGCCCGCTCCGCGCATATTGTACCCCGTATACACCATACGGCGGTACGAGCGCTCCCGGACGCCCGGCGGCCCGCGCCAGCCTGTACCGCAATTGGCGCACCTTTTCTCGCGGTATGCTCCCGCTTGCTTGCGCGAGCTTCGGCTTACGCTGGCTTGCGATCGGTGCCGGTGTGGCCCCCGTCCCGCCCCGGCAGCGCCCACTCCCTGGCGCGGCGGATCTCCAGGGCGTAGTCGTCTTCCTGCTCGACGGGCGTCTCGATGACCATGGGGCGTTCCTGGAAAAACGGATGGCGCACCAGCTCCCGGAGAAGCTCCCCCATCTGGCCCCTCCCCAGAAGCTCGTGGCGATCCAGGTGATCGCCCGCTCCTCCCTTGGAGTCATTGAGGTGCACCACTTCCAGGCGTGAGGCGAACTCCGGCCGGCTCACCTCTGCCACGAAGCGGTCGAACTTCTCTGGCTGCAGGAACCCCGAAGCAAAGGCGTGACAGCTGTCCAGGCAAAACCCGACGCGCTCTTTCGCTCCAAGCGCCTCGTGAATGGCCAGAAGCTCGTCCACGCTTCTGCCAAGCTCGCTCCCCTGCCCGGCCGTGTTCTCCAACAGCAGCCTGCACTTCCCCGAAAAGCGCGCCATCACCTCATCCACGGCCTCCACCATCCGCCGCACGCCGGCCTGTTCCCCCTCGCCCAGGTGCTTTCCGCAGTGCACCACGAGCCACGGGGTGCCGAAGGCCTCGCAGATCTCGAGCTCGTTGACGATGGAGGCGATGGTGGTCTCCCGCAGGGTGGGGTCGGCGGTGGAGAGGTTGGTGACGTAAGCCGAGTGCGCCACCGTCAGGACGCTTGCCCGGCGCGCCGCCTCTCCCTCCCGGGCCCAGCTCTGGCGATCCACCGGCTTGATGCGGTAACTCCTGGGGTTCTTGGGAAAGTACTGGAACACGTCCGCCCCGAGCCTGACCGCGTTTTCGACGGTCCGTGCAAATCCCCGTGCCGTGCTCAGGTGGCAGCCGATCATCATGCCCCAAGCCGCCTCCTTACCCTCCACCAGGCCCGCGCCGCGCCCGCTCTATCATGGGCTCCCCCAAGCGCTCAGGTCAATGATGGCGAGTTCGGGGGGACAGCGCAGGCGCAGGGGAACGCCGATGGTACCCACACCCCGGTTCACGTAGAGCCACACCCTGCCGGTTCGGAACAGGCCCCGCACGAAGCGATGGTGGTGCATCCAGCGCGCCCAGACCGGGCCGAGAAGGGGCAGGTCGATCTGGCCTCCGTGGGTATCCCCCACGATGACCAGGGCCCCGTCCATGGCAGAGGGGTTGTGCTCGATAACGTGGTAGGTGTGGGCAGCCACCACTTCCATCGCCGGACGTCTGGCGCCGACGCCTCCCGCTGTTTGTGACGGGTCCGGTTGACCCCTCATCCAGATGCCCGAAGGCTCGTCCCACCGGGCGTGCAGGAGCGGCGGGAGGTCCGTCGCCTGCGTGTAGCGGTCGTACCCGAGATCGGGGGTATCGACGCCGACGAGGCGGACGGTGCCCGCCGGGGATTCCAGCACCACGTGCCGGTTGACCAGCACCCACACCCCGGCCTCTTCCAGAGCCCGCCAGAGCGCGAGGAGGCGCTCCGGGCGTTCGTGGTCGTGGTTGCCCCAGACGACGGCCACCTGGACCCGCCGCGCCAGTTCCAGCACGTACCCGAGCGGCGCGCCGGGCCGTGACGCCCTGTCCATGAAGTCGCCGGTAACGATGGCCAGGTGCGCCCCGAGGGCCTCGGTGCAGCGCAGCGCGTCCCGGTGCGAGCGCCCCGGGCGCCGGTGCAGGTGCAGGTCCGTGAGGTGGGCCAGCCGCATGGTACGGCCCGGCCTTTCGAGGACGCTGCTCGACGCCTGCCTGCCGCGGCAGGCCGCGGCTCCGGCTGGCAGGGTCGCCCGTCGGTCGAGGGCCAGGCCTTCGCGTTGTACGTGGAAGCGCAGGTACTCGATCTGCAGCCGGCCCGCCTCGAGCGCACCCCATGCGAGCGCGGCGCCCGCGGCCGCAGCGACTCCGGCGCCGCCCGCAATCCAGGCGGCCGGCGCAAAGGCGCTCAACTCCGGGCCGACACCCCGGCCAGGCCTTTGGCGGGACGGCCCTTCCACCACTGAAGCGCGGCGACGGTGGCCAGCATCGTCCCTCCTGCCAGATCGGTTACGAGGCCGGGGTCGATCATCATGACCCCTCCTGCGGCCAGAAGCACCCGTGCCCAGACGGCAAGCGAAGTGCGCATGTAGCCGCCGAGCGCTACGGCCACGCCGAACATGCCGGCCAGGGACGTGGCCAGCACGTGCACGGCCCGCCACACCGTGACATCCTGCATCAGAAGCACCGGCGAAAAGACGAACATGTACGGCACCAGAAACGCTCCGATGGCCAGCCGCGTCCCGGTGACCCCCGTTTTCATGGGGTTGCTCCCGGCGATGCCCGAGCCCGCGTAGGCCGCCAGCGCCACCGGGGGCGTGATGTCCGCGACGACGCCGTAGTAGAAGACGAACATGTGCGCCGAAAGGAGCGGCACGCCCAGCCGCAACAGCGCCGGTGCCGCGATGGTGGACGTGATGACGTAGTTGGCCGTGGTGGGCACGCCCATCCCCAGCACCAGGGAGGTGACCATCGCCGCCAGCATCGTCAACAGCAGGTTGCCCTGCGCCAGATCCACCAATCCGCTCGCCAGCTTGAGCCCCAGGCCCGTCAGCGTGACGACCCCGATGATGATCCCCGCCGCCGCCGTCGCCATGACCACCCCGAGGGCGCTGCGGGCGCCCTGTTCCAGGGCTTCCACGATCTCCCGCCAATTCATGCGTGTCGACGGGTGGATCGTGGCGGCCCCGACCGCCAGCAGGATGCCGTAGAAGGCCGCCTTCATGGGCGTGCTGCCCTCGACCAGCAGCCAGATGATGCCGACCAGCGGCAAGAACAGGTGGCCACGGCTCCTCAGGACGCTCCACAGCCCCGGTAGCTGATCCCTCGGGATTCCCTTCAGCCCCAGGCGCCTGGCCTCGTAGTGCACGGCGATGAAGATGCCGCTGAAGTACAGGATGGCGGGGATCACCGCGGCCTTCGCCACCTCGATGTACGGAATGCCGGTGAACTCCGCCATGAGGAAGGCCGCCGCTCCCATGATGGGCGGCATGATCTGGCCGCCGGTCGAGGCCGCCGCCTCCACGGCCGCAGCGAACTCCGGCCGGTAGCCCAGCCGCTTCATCATGGGAATGGTGAAGCTCCCCGACCCCACCGTGTTGGCCACCGAGCTGCCCGAGATGGTGCCCTCCAGGGCGCTGGTGATGACCGCCACTTTCGCCGGCCCGCCGGCCGCGAAACCTGCCACCGCGTTCGCCAGGTCGATGAAGAAGCGGCCGAGCCCGGTCTTTCCCACAAACGCGCCAAACAGGATGAACAGGAAGATGAACGTGGACGAGACGCCCAGCGGGATCCCGAAGATGCCCTCCGTGGTGAAGTAAAGGTGGTTGGCCACCTGGGAGAGCGAAAAGCCGCGGTGGGCCAGGAAGCCCGGCATGCTCCGCCCCACCAGCGCGTACACGACGAAGGCGGCCGCGATGATGACGATGGGCAGCCCCGCCACCCGGCGCGTGGCCTCCAGCACCAGCAGCACCGCCGCCGTCGCCACCAGAAGGTCGGCGCGCGTCGGCAGTCCCGCCCGCATGACGATCTGCTCGTAGAAGATCACGAGGTACAGTGATACGCCCGCCGCCACCACCGCGAGCGCCAGATCCCACCACGCAATCCGGGACTCCCGGCGGCGCCGGGCAGGAAACAGCAGAAACACCAGGCTCATCCCAAAGGCAAGGTGGACCGCGCGCTGGATGCGCGCCTCGAACACCCCGAACGCGGCCGTGTAAAGCTGGAAGACGGAAAAGGCGATGGCCAGAAGCGCCACCAGCCGCCCCGCCGCGCCCGCGAGCCGCCGGTAGCCCGACTCGATGTCAAATCGGGCCATCAACTCCTCGACGTTAACCTGGTCCGGCGGCCCACCCCCATTCTCCGGGCGGTCAGTTGTGCTGCTGGCCATCTACGCTACCCCCGTCCTCGCTGCCGCAGGACAGGACTGCGGCCTTGCAGTCGAAAGCCACCAACTCAACGGCCGTCCCGTCGGGCACCGCTCCGCTCAGGTCAAGCCAGTACCCGCCCGCCTCCAGCGAGTGCTCCGTCATCCGGCTCACCCTGAAGACGAGCCTCGGGATGGACCGTTCGAGGGCCATCACCACAACCGGCCCCTGCGGCTGCAACTCAAGTTTGCCATCCGTTGGAAGTCCCGCGCCGAACGAGAGATACTCGGTGCGGTAAAGCGTAAACCCCCCCGCCCCCTGCCGTACGAGAAAGCGCTCCACGACCAGGGTCTTCTCCACGGAATGGCGGAACGTCACCGCGAACTCAGGCTCCTCGAGGCCCACCTCGAACAGGGCATGCCCGGCAGGATAGACCCTCACCTGCAGGCAGAGCGCGGCACCACCCGGCGCGCCCCGTGCGCCCGCCGTCCCCTCCCCCTCCGGCAGCGCCTGGCCCGCCGCCGGCCCAACCGCGGTCCCCGAGGCGGCGAGCGCCGCGACCACGGCCATCGCGGCCCGAGCGAGTAACCTGAAAGGGCCGGGGCGCATGCCTGACGTGCCAGGAGCCGCCCCGGCCCTGCTCACCCGGCCTCTTTGCGGCTTTTGACGGTTACCTGCCCAGCTCCTGATAGAATCGTTCCGCCCCCGGGTGAAGCGGGATGGACATGCCGTCTTTCGCGGTCTTCTCGCCTATGTCCTTGCCCCTAGCGTGGGCCTGCGCCAGCCGCGGCAAGTTGGCGAAGAGCGCCCGGGTGAGGTTGTAGACCAGGTCCTCCGGCAGGTCCGCCCGGGCCACCAGCATGGCCTTGACGGCCACGGTCGTGACGTCCTGCGCATGGCCGCGGTACGTGCCAGCCGGCACCACGACCTGGGTGTAGAAGGGGTAGCGAGCCTCCAACTGGGCCGATATCTCTCCCGTGATGGGAACGATCACGACGTCCTTCTGGACGGCGATGTCCTGGATGGCCGCGGTGGGAATCCCCGCGGTCACGAACGCCGCGTCGATGTGCCCGTCACGCAAATTGGCGGACGCCTCGGCGAAGGAAAGGTACCGGGCCTGAAGATCCTTGTACGTCAGGCCAGCGGCCGCGAGGATCTGCCGGGCGTTGAGCTCCGTGCCGCTCCCGATGTCACCCACCGCCACCCGCTTGCCCTTCAAGTCGGCCACCGAGCGGATGTTGGCCTGCTTGAGAGCCACAAGCTGGACGACCTCGGGATACAGCGTGGCAACGCCCCGCAGCCTCTCCACCTTGCGCCCGTCGAACATCTCAATCCCGTTGGCGGCGTAATAGGCGATGTCGTTTTGAATGAAGGCGAGCTCCACCTGGCCCTGAGCCAGGAAGTTCACGTTGGCCACCGAGGCCCCCGTGGCCTGCACCGAGGCGTTGACCCCGGGCACGCTCTGGTTGAAGATCTCCGCCAGGGCACCGCCCAGCGGGTAATAAACGCCCGCCGTCCCGCCCGTAGCAATCGTTACAAACTGTGCAGCCTGCACGCCGCCGGCCAACGCCAAGACCAGTAACGCCACAAGCCCGACCGGTCCGAAAAACCTTGCTGCTTTCATGATCACGTCTTCCTGTTCTCCCTCCCGTCTCTCGCCATGGAGTGAAGCCGCTTTCGAAAAAAACCTCCCTCACACGGCCAACCTGCGAAGCATTTCGATCTGCACGAAGGCGACTCCTCCCACGCAGGGAGCAGAGGAAAGGCCTCCCGGTGGCGTATCTTGTGTTGCGGGAAAGGCAGAGAAAGCGAGAATGAGCCGGGCTTTCATCACGGGCGCGCAGGCCATCGTCCAGGGCGCCGTGGACAGCGGTTGCGACTTCTATGCAGGCTATCCGATCACCCCCGCCACCCCCATCCTCCTCGGCATGGTTCGGGCGCTGCCGCCCCGGGGCGGGATTGCCATCCAGGCCGAGGACGAGATCGCGGCCATCGGTTTTTGCATCGGCGCCGCCATGACGAACCGGCGCGCCATGACCGCCACCAGCGGGCCGGGGATGAGCCTTTACAGCGAAAACATCGGCTTCGCCATCATGGCCGAGGTGCCCCTGGTGATCGTGGACGTTCAGCGGATGGGCCCCGCCACCGGCGGCGCGACCACCCCGGCCCAGGGCGACCTTCAGTTCGTACGCTGGGGCACCTCGGGCGGCTTCCCCGTCGTGGCGCTGGCCCCCGAAAACGCCGAACAGTGCTACCGGCTGACCGTGAAAGCCTTTGAGCTGGCGGAACGGCTGCGAGCCCCGGTCTTTCTGCTGGCGGACAAGGAAGTGGTGATGACGGCGGAGACGGTGGATCCGGAGCGGCTCAAGTCCGCCGGCCCGGTGACGCCCCGCCGCACGGCACCGCCCGAGGGACCGTACCTCTCGTA contains:
- a CDS encoding ABC transporter permease; this translates as MAVKQHRSGVAGVRGGLWLGWMSESNWTDLSLFFGYSIVKPLAQSLILAVIYLVIARSAQTPYFAAMMVGNAFFMVTGQIMQGATWCVIEDREFYSTIRYIYIAGRSMIWYLLGRAAAKAIIVAFSSLVVLLFARFAMGAPLTVNAGWVLPGSLSLALGVGATALMGVGLAGVLLLAARNAAFYSEAVSGSLYLLAGAIFPIEVLPGVLQRVAQVLPQTY
- a CDS encoding ABC transporter permease; translation: MSAGGPQAAAARGALAARYWRAFWARAYVRVVAANRDPSWVLFDVGLPVLATAAYVYVYRALNAPEAYVGFVTIGGAMMAFWLNVLWNMASQLFWEKQSGNLEAYITAPVPLMVILAGMATGGLFMTTIRAATIVAAAVLWFRVPLVVSDPAGLLVGFVVSLVALYGLGMAMASLYLLHGREAWHLSQLLQEPVYLVSGFYFPVRFLGFWVAAVASVIPLTLGLDAMRQSLYGPDQSAALLPVRAEIGLLALLAGLFIWAAWRLLGFMERLARREGRLTLRWQ
- a CDS encoding ATP-binding cassette domain-containing protein; the protein is MSVSPGSGGALAVEARALTRVFVRMSEGGRRSWARRVLGRARRGSEAISHIVALDSVSLEVNDGEIFGLLGPNGAGKTTLIKILATLLLPTSGEARVQGFDVASEPAAVRERIGMVSGGEVSGYGILTVRENLWLFSQLYGIPVPEARRRADRLLQAFGLWEYRDTKMNRLSTGYRQRLNVARGFISDPQVLFLDEPTLGLDVDVARTIRRFVREWVGERPGRTVLLTTHYMLEADELCDRVAVIDHGRIVACDAPAALKRMLGGDVMLRLRTTPPVRVAAGGGLAAPDGRHPIEELLGRHPAVRRVAARVRASDATVELMMQLSDDSGVGSVLAALEAAGSRVLELHKPEPTLEDVFLMLVGRRLDSDGTGASEGAAR
- a CDS encoding ABC transporter permease subunit, with the protein product MTRYRRFVAPRRLGAADLAVALFVFAVLYALVRLGPALQAPISAAAPEAISLDPRFLPYYAGRSLFRMVAAFAASVIFSLAYGYAAARIRGAERLLIPLLDILQSVPVLGFLSVSLTALMGLFPGRIIGLELASIFAIFTSQVWNLTFAFYHALKAVPGELQLAARVFRLNGWQRFTRLELPSSMISLVWNGMMSFGGGWFFLAASEAITVLNRRLMLPGLGSYLAVALGQANWRAVLWAIATMAAVILLLDRLFWGPVVAWAEKFKLDQTPSAAPVQSAVLTLLRRSVLLDALERWIVRLTEPAADALSRWRAQRNRLPRPAVPSRHSWLAPALRAAALAGAGAWAARYGWMGLRLVGSLGPAELSRVAGLGTLTLLRVVAAVVLGALWTVPVGVAIGLNPRLAGLGQSLAQLAAAFPANMLFPFVGVLYLRFHVNFELGAILLMMLGTQWYILFNVIAGASALPAELRDAASVFRLRGWARWRQVILPAIFPALVTGGLTAAGGAWNASIVAEVVTWGAYRLSATGLGAYITHATQAGDRAGIVWSITGMALFVVALNRLVWRRLLEVAETRFALE
- a CDS encoding nitrate/sulfonate/bicarbonate ABC transporter ATP-binding protein; this translates as MAVASEAKTIIEVRHVTRAFPLPGGGQMTVLEDIDLKLYEGEFLAILGPSGSGKSTLLRIITGLVPPTSGQVLYRGRDMRDAEASVAMVFQSFALYPWLTVQQNVELGLEARGVPRVQRQKRALAAIDLVGLDGFEHAFPRELSGGMKQRVGLARALVVEPDVLVMDEPFSGLDVLTAESLRSDLLELWLDRRIPTCAIVLVTHSIEEAVFMAGRAVVLSRDPARAVAEVSIELPHRRNRDAPGFKALVDHIYSLLTTPRRDDQRRAAALPGEVSARLEAPVVAGAAHAPSALHAPATTLRSRRLPSARAGALNGFIELLEEAGGRVDLFELGARLHLDLEDLLPIVDACELLGLCRVTPGDVELTPEGMRYAAAGVTERKELFRRQALACVPELERLLAVLRSKADHRMPREFFLDILEHRYGTQEAQRQLDTLMDWGRYAELFAYDEASRMLFLENDTGATFDGSTGAR